The stretch of DNA GCCCTTGCGGCTTCTATGGCTGCATTTAAGGAGAGCAAATTGGTTTGGGCCGCTATATCCTTGATCATAGCTGAAATTTGACTGATCTCGGCTGATTTTTTCCCCAAAATATTCACGACTTCCGCAGATTGCGTTACCTTGCTATGAACATCCCTGATTTGGGAAACTGTAGACGTGATTATGGCCTGGCCATTATGAGCCTTCTCCTGGGCTTGAGCGGAGAGACCGGCCACATTGCCAACCCGCTCGGTGATTTTCTCGACACTGCCGGAAACGTCTACCGTAATGTTCAACGTCTCGGCTATACCCGCTAATTGGGTTTGCGATCCCTCTGCGACTGAAGTCGCGCTTACAGCAATCTGCTCGGAAGCTGTACTCGTCTGCTCTGCACTCGCTGTCAACTGCTCTGCCGTAGAGGCAACTAGCAACGAATTTTCCACCACTTCATTCAAAAGGACACTCAGTGACTCGCACATGACATTGAAGTCCGCGGCCAGTTCCCCAACCTCGTCTTTGGAGCGAACCTGGAGCGGTTCGACTTGCAGGTTGCCCTTGGTTACGAGTTTCACTTGGCTCGCAATTTTTAAGATAGGCTTTGTGAACGATTGGGCCAATAAGAGCGAGCCGATAATTCCGAGGATCGTACTTATGATGGCCAAGGATATCATTAATACTTTGCCCGAGCGGTAAGACCGACTCGACAGGTCAGCCGCATCTATAGCATACTGCTCGTTAAGAGCCCGCAACTGATTGACATTATCCAAGGCTTTCTGATAAACAGCCGTATTTCCTTGGATAATCATGGTTGCCATGACTTTGTTGTTTTCCTCCATCGCCGCGGAAACCACGTTTAGATACCGGTGATACATCGACCACTGGCCGTAAAAGTTGGTGAACAGCTCCTTTTCCTTGACGGTGGAGGCTAGGTTTTGATATTGGTTTACGCTCTTTTCCATGGAAGTGATCGCTTTTTTCAGTTCATCCTGATCTTTTTTTCGAGCCTCAGGCTCCTCTTCAAGAATCATCCGTACTGTGAGTCTGTCGATTTCCGTAATCTGCTTATCCAACCCCTGAAGCAGAATTAGGGCCGGCAAGGAATGGTTATTGACATGATCCGAGGCTTGCCCCATTTCCGACATTTTAATGATGCCTACCACACTTGAAAGCGACAAAACGATAACCAGTACGAGCGCCGCGCTGATTAATTTTTTCTTTAACGTTAATTTAAACACCGTTTATCCCCCCTATGTCCGATCTCGCTGTCAGCGTTGGGCTTTCCAGTAAATGCGTATTTGATTCAACAATTCGGCCGAATCGATTTTTCCGCGGATATAGCTTTGAATAGAAGCTCCGGTAATGGCCCAATGATCGGGAGGAAGAGTTGTCATAAACGGCAGGGTCTTGCCAGCCGAGATATACGCTTTGATCGATTTACCCAAAGGATCGGCAGGTTCTAAAGCAATATTCTTAAACGCGGGGATCGTGTTCGTCTGATTGACCAGAAACTCCTGTCCGGACTTATCGAATACAAGCCAATCAAGAAACTTCTTGGCTTCCTCCTGCTGCTTGGGCGTGGTGGTCGTAGAGTCGATAAGTATATACTTGGTTACACCAACCGTAATTTTGGCATTAATAGGGTCCTCCGTATCATCGTTCAACGGTAACGGCAAGAAACCGTACTCCCCATTGGCTTTATCATTGCTCTTAATTACATCCCAAGCCCAGTTGCCCATAAACCAAAGCCCTACTTTTCCTTCTCCTAAAGCCTTGGCTCCGTCTTCCAAGGTGCTGCTCATCGGCGAATTTTTGTTGATATTGTTCTCTTTAAGCAAATCCAGGGTTTGAACCCACCCGTTCATCACATCATTTCGGGACATTTCTATGGAGCTGTTCTGCATGTCCTTAACAAACTTGGAGCCCCCTCCGGGTTGAACGGCGTAAGATACCGTTAAAAGATGGGAACCGAGCGACCAGTCCATCGGGGAGAGCATAACGGGTTCTACACCCGTCTCCTTGATTTGGTTCATTAACAAGTTTAAACTGCTTCGGCTTTTTACCGAGGAAGGATCGAATGAGCCTCCAACCGCCTTGTCGAGCACCTTCTTATTGTAAATTAATCCGTACCCTTCAACCGCGAACGGAAAACCAACCATAGATTCGTTCTTCTTCACGGCGTCCAATCCATTGTCTATCGTTTCATCCACCCATTTTTCTTGGCTTAGATCAACTGCCTTATCCAGAAACTGTTGAGCGTCCCCAGGATCGAGCATCGACAGGGTTGCCGCACTTCCCGAGCCATACATTGACATCAGCTTTTGATAGGCTGAAGTCCCTTCCGGTGCAGTTATAATCTCCAAAGTTACTCCGGGATGCGCTTGGTTGTATTGTTTCGCCATTTCCTCCATTTGAGCTTTTATCTCGGTTTTGGAATTCAGAAAGGTGATCCGGGTTGTTTGCTCTGTACCTGGAGAAGTTGAACATCCCATAACCATCAATAAACATACCAGCGAAAGTACCATCTTCAGCTGTCTCCTCATTAAGTTTCCCTCCGCATTGTCAGCAAATTTGTATTATTTGTGCACAAATGCACACTCTTAATATATCGGTATAATCTTATGAAGAGATGAGAATCTTACCGTGGTAATTATTGGGGGAGTCCAGATCGAACGGCGAGGAGATTATGGAGGTCCCAGGGCACGGTTGGGAATGACGACAGCGATTATCATCCGATGAAGTCAGCTCCGTGACGTCCCTCTCTCAAATGGATTTCTAAACATATATCCGGAAAATCTAAAAAAAAGCCCCCGCGTCTTCTTTGGGACGCGTGGACTTTTGGTTTCTAAAAAAACATATGGACATGCGCGGCTGAACAAGCGCTCCATTTTCGAAGAAAG from Paenibacillus sp. CAA11 encodes:
- a CDS encoding methyl-accepting chemotaxis protein; the protein is MFKLTLKKKLISAALVLVIVLSLSSVVGIIKMSEMGQASDHVNNHSLPALILLQGLDKQITEIDRLTVRMILEEEPEARKKDQDELKKAITSMEKSVNQYQNLASTVKEKELFTNFYGQWSMYHRYLNVVSAAMEENNKVMATMIIQGNTAVYQKALDNVNQLRALNEQYAIDAADLSSRSYRSGKVLMISLAIISTILGIIGSLLLAQSFTKPILKIASQVKLVTKGNLQVEPLQVRSKDEVGELAADFNVMCESLSVLLNEVVENSLLVASTAEQLTASAEQTSTASEQIAVSATSVAEGSQTQLAGIAETLNITVDVSGSVEKITERVGNVAGLSAQAQEKAHNGQAIITSTVSQIRDVHSKVTQSAEVVNILGKKSAEISQISAMIKDIAAQTNLLSLNAAIEAARAGEHGKGFAVVASEVRNLATQAGEATGKISSLVNEITLRTNEVVISMNEGVHSLNEGMVLVEEVGTVFSEIVDAVEEVSGEVDNAAMEAKAVSGGTVTMVESMKKIAEISERAADATQTVAAVVEQTTASMEEVSAGANMLAKRAEQMNQTVSVFKV
- a CDS encoding ABC transporter substrate-binding protein — protein: MRRQLKMVLSLVCLLMVMGCSTSPGTEQTTRITFLNSKTEIKAQMEEMAKQYNQAHPGVTLEIITAPEGTSAYQKLMSMYGSGSAATLSMLDPGDAQQFLDKAVDLSQEKWVDETIDNGLDAVKKNESMVGFPFAVEGYGLIYNKKVLDKAVGGSFDPSSVKSRSSLNLLMNQIKETGVEPVMLSPMDWSLGSHLLTVSYAVQPGGGSKFVKDMQNSSIEMSRNDVMNGWVQTLDLLKENNINKNSPMSSTLEDGAKALGEGKVGLWFMGNWAWDVIKSNDKANGEYGFLPLPLNDDTEDPINAKITVGVTKYILIDSTTTTPKQQEEAKKFLDWLVFDKSGQEFLVNQTNTIPAFKNIALEPADPLGKSIKAYISAGKTLPFMTTLPPDHWAITGASIQSYIRGKIDSAELLNQIRIYWKAQR